In one window of Eleutherodactylus coqui strain aEleCoq1 chromosome 10, aEleCoq1.hap1, whole genome shotgun sequence DNA:
- the P2RY10 gene encoding putative P2Y purinoceptor 10 gives MPNSSLTYCNSTLQYRHTLYAVTYTIIFIPGLIANSIALWLLRSFISKKNKAIIFMINLAFADLSHVLSLPLRIYYYINLTWPFGKFLCLLCFYLKYLNMYASIMFLTLISVQRYVFTANPFKAKGWKRRYDVGICIALWIIVGAACLPFPIYRSSGLNNSSTSCFADLGMKQIDTRTIIILLVGAEFSGFLLPLILITYCTLKTRTQLTNDSLRCEHLKEKHKALRMVIACASVFFICFTPYHIIFFFYIMVNSNIIHSCAVHKVIMDLHPFSLCLASINCCLNPILYYFTASEFQNELARRSTSVVRVRLMSKESVSSSR, from the coding sequence ATGCCAAACAGCAGCCTCACGTACTGCAACAGTACTTTGCAATATCGGCATACTCTCTACGCAGTCACCTACACCATCATATTCATACCTGGTCTAATTGCAAACAGCATTGCGCTTTGGCTTCTAAGGAGCTTCATCAGCAAGAAGAACAAAGCCATTATCTTCATGATCAATTTGGCATTCGCCGACCTCTCGCACGTCTTGTCATTACCCCTGCGGATTTACTACTATATAAATCTCACTTGGCCATTTGGGAAGTTTCTCTGCTTGCTCTGCTTTTATCTTAAGTATCTCAATATGTATGCAAGCATCATGTTTTTGACTCTGATAAGTGTCCAACGCTACGTCTTCACCGCAAATCCTTTCAAAGCCAAAGGATGGAAGAGGAGGTATGATGTTGGTATTTGCATAGCATTATGGATAATAGTTGGGGCTGCCTGTCTGCCTTTCCCAATCTACAGAAGTTCTGGACTGAACAACAGTAGTACCAGCTGTTTTGCTGATCTCGGAATGAAACAGATCGACACCAGGACCATCATCATCTTGCTTGTAGGGGCAGAGTTTTCTGGTTTCTTACTCCCTCTCATCCTTATTACTTACTGTACCCTAAAAACAAGAACTCAATTAACAAATGACTCACTGAGGTGTGAACATCTGAAGGAAAAACACAAGGCTTTACGAATGGTGATCGCTTGCGCATCTGTGTTTTTTATCTGCTTCACTCCATATCATATCATTTTCTTCTTCTATATCATGGTCAACTCAAATATAATCCACAGCTGTGCGGTACACAAAGTCATTATGGATCTCCACCCATTCTCCTTGTGCTTAGCGAGTATCAACTGTTGCTTGAACCCTATTCTGTATTACTTTACCGCATCAGAGTTCCAAAATGAATTGGCTAGACGTAGTACCTCGGTTGTCCGCGTTCGCCTTATGAGCAAAGAAAGTGTTTCTTCCAGTAGGTga